A genome region from Candidatus Palauibacter scopulicola includes the following:
- a CDS encoding PQQ-binding-like beta-propeller repeat protein — MPPPSDEWTYYGGQNSFNRYSPLTQIDRENVDAVQVLWRRPAVDGALTAEYPELDFNNYLRGTPVLVGGTLYAPNAVGLVEAFDPGTGETRWVQRPESEEDVRGRSFRGVAYWRGSGTGSGDGGADGGADGGAGDSAGRIISVRGPSMYALDAATGKRVVSFGDGGRVDLQLPAGGRYGWSSGPIVVGDVIVLAGTVDGAGDGGTEWRGSVREDIRGFDARTGRLLWTFHVIPEEGEFGADTWRGGSLAESGDLGSWCCLSADDELGYVYVPLSAPTSAYYGGHRPGDNLFSNSLVALDAATGERVWHFQMVHHDIWEYDTVGPPVLGRIHVDGRAIDAVMQASKTAFLYTFDRRTGEPVWPIDEVEVPQSTVPGEATSPTQPIPSRPPAFDRQGVTPEDVIDFTPEIRERALALADSLVMGPLFTPPMERGTAEGKIGTYVIPGAWGAGNWNTGAFDPETGVYYAVSHTLPNVWSLSENSEPGEMEFGTQGGWPRAEIEGLPLVKPPWGRITAIDMNRGEHLWMAANGDGPNDHPLLEGLDLPPLGNANRPAPLVTGSLLFIGEGSDAVIGTPDTHWGTTFRAYDKATGQVVWETELPSGTTGGPMTYLHAGKQYIVVAVGGSDHPAEYVALGLP, encoded by the coding sequence TTGCCGCCGCCTAGCGATGAGTGGACGTACTACGGCGGGCAGAACTCCTTCAACCGGTATTCTCCGCTCACGCAGATCGACCGTGAGAACGTGGACGCGGTGCAGGTTCTGTGGCGGCGGCCGGCCGTCGACGGCGCGCTGACGGCCGAGTATCCGGAGCTCGACTTCAACAACTACCTGCGCGGGACGCCCGTCCTCGTCGGCGGGACGCTGTACGCGCCCAACGCCGTCGGGCTTGTCGAGGCCTTCGATCCGGGGACTGGGGAGACGCGCTGGGTCCAGCGGCCGGAGTCGGAGGAGGACGTGCGCGGGCGGAGCTTCCGGGGCGTCGCCTACTGGCGCGGCTCAGGTACGGGTAGCGGGGACGGCGGTGCCGATGGCGGTGCCGATGGTGGCGCCGGGGACTCCGCCGGGCGGATCATCTCGGTCCGCGGTCCCTCGATGTACGCGCTGGATGCGGCGACCGGTAAGCGCGTCGTGTCGTTCGGCGACGGCGGACGGGTGGACCTGCAGCTGCCGGCCGGGGGACGGTACGGCTGGAGTTCGGGGCCGATCGTGGTCGGCGACGTCATCGTCCTCGCCGGGACTGTGGACGGGGCAGGGGACGGAGGCACGGAGTGGCGGGGGAGCGTCCGCGAGGACATCCGCGGCTTCGACGCCCGCACCGGCCGGCTCCTCTGGACCTTCCACGTGATCCCGGAGGAGGGGGAGTTCGGGGCGGACACCTGGCGCGGCGGGTCGCTCGCGGAATCCGGGGACCTCGGCTCGTGGTGCTGCCTGAGCGCGGACGACGAACTCGGCTACGTCTACGTGCCGCTCTCGGCTCCGACCTCCGCCTACTACGGGGGGCACCGGCCCGGCGACAACCTGTTCTCGAACAGCCTCGTGGCGCTCGACGCGGCGACGGGCGAACGGGTGTGGCACTTCCAGATGGTCCACCACGACATCTGGGAATACGACACCGTGGGCCCGCCCGTGCTGGGCCGGATCCACGTGGACGGGCGCGCGATCGACGCGGTGATGCAGGCGAGCAAGACCGCCTTCCTCTACACCTTCGACCGGCGCACCGGGGAGCCGGTGTGGCCGATCGACGAGGTCGAGGTGCCGCAGTCGACCGTGCCGGGCGAGGCCACGTCGCCGACGCAGCCGATTCCCAGCCGCCCGCCCGCCTTCGACCGCCAGGGGGTCACGCCGGAAGACGTGATCGACTTCACGCCCGAGATCCGCGAGCGGGCGCTCGCGCTGGCGGATTCGCTCGTCATGGGGCCGCTGTTCACGCCGCCGATGGAGCGGGGGACGGCGGAGGGGAAGATCGGGACGTACGTCATCCCGGGTGCGTGGGGGGCGGGGAACTGGAACACCGGCGCGTTCGATCCCGAGACGGGCGTCTACTACGCGGTGTCGCACACGCTCCCCAACGTCTGGAGCCTGTCGGAGAACTCCGAACCGGGGGAGATGGAGTTCGGCACGCAGGGCGGGTGGCCGCGGGCCGAGATCGAGGGCCTGCCGCTCGTGAAACCGCCGTGGGGACGGATCACGGCGATCGACATGAACCGGGGCGAACACCTCTGGATGGCGGCCAACGGCGACGGGCCCAACGACCACCCGCTCCTCGAAGGTCTCGACCTTCCGCCGCTGGGGAACGCGAACCGGCCGGCCCCGCTCGTCACGGGGTCGCTGCTCTTCATCGGGGAGGGGAGCGACGCGGTCATCGGGACGCCGGACACGCACTGGGGGACGACCTTCCGGGCGTACGACAAGGCGACGGGGCAGGTCGTGTGGGAGACGGAACTCCCGTCGGGGACGACCGGCGGGCCGATGACGTACCTGCACGCGGGGAAGCAGTACATCGTCGTCGCGGTCGGGGGGAGCGATCATCCGGCCGAGTACGTGGCGCTGGGCCTGCCGTGA
- a CDS encoding acyltransferase, producing the protein MSGLWSQAAGVAARTPESRNRYVDFLRAASIGAVVVGHWIQAAPYTGGGDIALSSVLEHQSWTRWLTWIFQVMPIFFLVGGYSNGVSWQSATDKGTSYAEWLQVRLRRLLGPVQVLLGVWMLLAIGMALGGVDAGFVGDLSQMALIPVWFLAVYVMVVLIVPLTYAAWRRYGLWSFWVLVAAAVADDILFLAADLTAVGWANYAFIWVAVHQLGYAWRDGYAAGLRRGAAWAALGAAALVGMVTLGPYPVSMVSVPGDQISNSLPPKLPMLALALMHTGLLLSIEGPMRRWLDRAAPWTATVLVNGMIMTIFLWHLTAATLVIGAALLLGGVGLAADPAGAGWWAVRPLWLAVYAFALVPCVLAFGRLERRGGAGRTRPGWLLAGGATVACAGLALLALGGVAAEGGGPFGLRLDVLVLAFVGAELAGANPLARARGG; encoded by the coding sequence GTGAGCGGTCTCTGGTCTCAAGCCGCCGGCGTGGCGGCGCGGACGCCGGAGTCGCGCAACCGGTACGTGGACTTCCTGCGCGCCGCCTCGATCGGCGCAGTCGTGGTCGGCCACTGGATACAGGCGGCGCCGTACACGGGCGGTGGGGACATCGCGCTCTCGAGCGTGCTCGAACACCAGTCGTGGACGCGCTGGCTCACGTGGATCTTTCAGGTGATGCCGATCTTCTTCCTCGTCGGCGGCTACTCGAACGGCGTCTCGTGGCAGTCTGCTACGGACAAGGGCACGAGCTACGCGGAGTGGCTGCAGGTGCGGCTCCGGCGCCTGCTCGGACCGGTACAGGTGCTGCTCGGAGTCTGGATGCTGCTCGCCATCGGCATGGCACTGGGCGGCGTCGATGCGGGCTTCGTGGGCGACCTGTCGCAGATGGCGCTCATCCCGGTCTGGTTTCTCGCCGTCTACGTCATGGTCGTGCTCATCGTGCCGCTGACGTACGCGGCCTGGCGGCGGTACGGGCTATGGTCGTTCTGGGTGCTGGTCGCCGCCGCGGTCGCGGACGACATCCTCTTCCTCGCCGCCGATCTGACCGCCGTGGGCTGGGCCAACTACGCCTTCATCTGGGTCGCCGTCCACCAGTTGGGGTACGCGTGGCGCGACGGCTACGCGGCGGGCCTGCGGCGGGGCGCGGCGTGGGCCGCCCTGGGCGCGGCGGCGCTCGTCGGCATGGTGACGCTCGGACCGTACCCGGTCAGCATGGTGAGCGTCCCCGGCGACCAGATCAGCAACTCGCTGCCGCCGAAGCTGCCCATGCTGGCGCTGGCGCTCATGCACACCGGACTGCTGCTGTCGATCGAGGGCCCGATGCGGCGCTGGCTCGACCGGGCCGCGCCGTGGACGGCGACGGTGCTCGTGAACGGGATGATCATGACGATCTTCCTCTGGCACCTGACGGCCGCCACGCTGGTGATCGGCGCCGCGCTACTTCTCGGAGGCGTGGGTCTGGCCGCCGACCCCGCCGGCGCGGGATGGTGGGCTGTCCGGCCGCTCTGGCTGGCCGTGTACGCGTTCGCGCTGGTCCCGTGCGTGCTCGCATTCGGAAGACTCGAGCGGCGCGGCGGAGCGGGCCGGACGCGTCCCGGCTGGCTTCTCGCGGGGGGTGCGACGGTGGCCTGCGCCGGCTTGGCGCTCCTCGCGCTCGGGGGTGTAGCGGCGGAGGGGGGCGGGCCGTTCGGGCTGAGGTTGGACGTGCTCGTGCTCGCGTTCGTTGGCGCGGAACTGGCCGGCGCCAATCCGCTGGCGCGTGCCCGGGGCGGCTGA